The segment ACAATATACGAACAGTGTGCATTACTTGCGGGATAATATCACCTTCGGCAGCTGCCTTTTTAAGATTCAGCGTACATGATCTTCTTTGCACGATCACAGAATTCACGATGTTCTTCGGTTTCTTCGTCGGCAACCCTGTCAAAAAAGATAATTTTGgtttatatttaaaaaatagcttTTAATCAGTTCACACTTACAGTGCCTCAATCAGCATCAACTTTTGGTAGTAATAATCCCGTTCGAGTCTAGCGGCTTCCATCTTATCCACCAACTCGTCCCTTTCCTCCTTCAGTGCGACCAACTTTTCCGAACAGGCATTATTGCTATCAACGTGATCGATAGACGCCGATTTTGTCGTCCCCTTTTCaagcgcagcagcagcagcagcagaaccgcacgttgttttcttttccgCCGACCGAGCCTTCATGGATGCAAGGCAGCTTCCACTGATGTTTGCTTTCTGGCTTGGCTTGAGCGTATTCGGCGTGCCGTAACCCATCGGAGCATTGTGCCTGGCCGCCTGCGGATCGTACGGCTTGCCGTCGTAGTTAGCGTCGAAGAACTTTTTGAACCACTGCAAAAACTCGAAGTTATCCTGGAAGCGGCCCTTAGACAACCGATCGATCGGAACGGATTTGTCCACCTTCATCGCGACCAGTGCGTTCTGGAAGATCTTCAAATTGTGGATGAAGTCCAGATCGATGTTGGTGCAGTACTTGACGCGTTTCAACGGGACGCAGCCCGGAAACAGGAGGTCCATCAGCTGGCAGTAGGCGGCGCCTGTGTGAAATTTGGAAGcaaatataaataataaactACGTAATATTAGCTTGAAACGTCACATTTTTAacctcatttttttatttaaataaggAATTTTCTTCACGAAAATTCCTTATTTCTTATCTCATACTaccgcagccaatacttgaaggcatcctggaaaatgacgattgcttgactcaatcatttttcttgtcaacggccaggccaactgcgcagcatgtaccgcagagagaattccaaagaatcaaGTGGAATTAGAAATGATACTTAAGGggagctactaccaacaaaacaaaaaaaaaggtttgtttcaatacgttgtgtagtttctgagaaaaaggtacatatagtttgaaaatcatggttttccaggagcagcCTTTTAtttcgccgaagttgttccacgccgcactggaatgcttatgtgtatgatcgtttttcggccacttcccgtggtcggatcattagaaatttagtatcaaaataagcggaaaagactgcagaatcaaaatctaagataaaaaaataacgattttttcacaaattttagtcgttcatgtccccttaattccattaaactcattgaaatcaaggggaaggaagaaagcgtcgACCTCCAATAGGCcaaggccaaggttatagcgcctttttacgctttctgaaaatagattaaattcATTACCTAAAAATCATCCGCAGACGCAAAGAAACCGAGTGAGAACTCTTCTCTGCAAGAGTAGCATAAAAAATAAACTCCCACACGACGCGCCAGTGTCTGCAGAAACATCCCAATGTTTGTAATAGAAAAGTActctttaattttttcatatctATCGTTTGAGGAGTGCACTAGAAATAAGAAACGAGTTCACTTAGCTTGCATAATCCAAATGCATATGGTAGTAACAAGAAAACTGCATTCCATGCTTCTAAGCTGGCTTCTAATTGAGTCGTTCACAGTTGTTGAAAGGAAATCATGTAAAAAACTATATCTTCATAAAATCATTCCTTGCATCTTGCACTGCAGTATTTTTCCGGAACGTGACGAATGCAGCATTGTAAACTCCTTAGCAATCCTCCTGTAAACTCCTTCTAGCTCCAAACAAAGTTGCGAGTTCGACTTTCGCGTTCAAAAGGCAAACCGATCACTCACTCAATCAAAACTTATTCGTTTAATACTTAACACATTGCAATGCATTGTCAAGGaagtatttattttaaaaaattcggaacgaaaaattcttgtcgcaaaaaattatatttttcgtcCATTCGCGATCACAGTTTGCTGTGATCTCTTTCTTCACGAAAACTCCTTATATGAATCAAAACTCTTTAACCccttataaggccgtggcaactaCGCGTGGAATTAACACAAACTTCAGCGAAACATAATGTTAACATTCGGTAGAACccatttatattctttttgttgagaaaattgctgaaaaacttgaaaaaattggtggcaatatagtctgcccgtctagcgcaaaacgttggtggcaatatgtttGCCGCAGCACGTTAAGCCCAAAAAACATGTTCTCGAATGTTGGCTCTAAGTTTTTGGATAAATCTGCATAATCTGTCACAAAACGCCGTAAACTGAATATTACCATCCAAAAAGTTTCCAATTTAatggtttttctacgaatttaaaccaaatttactgttgacactcaaaaaccaagatttgttttcataaaagtggttcgtaaattaccatttttacaaattcagcgaTTTAAAAACATTGAGAATGTTGCCAAAGGCTATCAGAACACATTGAGTACATAATATGCTAAAACGATattgttagaaaagcaaaaacaatattttttgttggtggcaatatagttgccactgccttataaagggttaaggatATAAATcggaaataataataaatagcgATTAATGACGGCACGCGACCGTTTTACAAGTTTTTCGACCATAAATCAGGAAGAAGGTTTTGGCCTGGATAACCagagtaatcgtaggatagGGCTTCGGACttgaaagttgaaattgaactagcCATTAGACTTAAAACTAAACCAGAACTTAGAGTTGTAATTAGACCTGAAGCCGGACTTGACgtaggacattaaattggacttacatTTGGACTAATTTAGATTTGataccttattttattttatttatctgGCCAGCCAGGTATTCATGAATAGGGAATGGGAATAATGGTTCCTGAAGAACATTTGTTCA is part of the Sabethes cyaneus chromosome 2, idSabCyanKW18_F2, whole genome shotgun sequence genome and harbors:
- the LOC128733677 gene encoding microtubule-associated protein RP/EB family member 1-like; translated protein: MAVNVHFTSCTTENLSRKDMLAWVNETLQSDFRKVEELCTGAAYCQLMDLLFPGCVPLKRVKYCTNIDLDFIHNLKIFQNALVAMKVDKSVPIDRLSKGRFQDNFEFLQWFKKFFDANYDGKPYDPQAARHNAPMGYGTPNTLKPSQKANISGSCLASMKARSAEKKTTCGSAAAAAALEKGTTKSASIDHVDSNNACSEKLVALKEERDELVDKMEAARLERDYYYQKLMLIEALVADEETEEHREFCDRAKKIMYAES